One genomic region from Fictibacillus marinisediminis encodes:
- a CDS encoding NAD-dependent epimerase/dehydratase family protein, which produces MRVLVIGGTSFMGPEVIKRLFNLGHEVTVFHRGQTRTELPAGVHEMLGDRNDLSSFRSKIQELKPDAVLDMICLTERQAKTLVQTLDSIVNRVIVASSQDVYRAFGLVNGTEKGAIEPVPIDENGVLRHNLYPHREFAKTEERRNYDKILVERVVMNAPGIEGTIIRLPAVYGPNDKQHRWYSFLKPMSDQRPYILLSESLAGWRWTRGYVENMAEGIVQAVLNDQAKGKIYNLGENEAFTMKEWVKKLATSLQWKGKIVVLPDSKLTETYSWGINAEQDVIFTSDKIRSELGFTETVSLEDGLKRTIDWELKNPPETHGLDYEAEDEIMRLHHAKTQP; this is translated from the coding sequence ATGCGTGTATTGGTGATAGGCGGCACAAGCTTTATGGGTCCAGAGGTCATTAAACGATTGTTTAACCTTGGACACGAGGTCACGGTTTTTCACAGAGGGCAAACTAGAACAGAATTGCCTGCCGGGGTGCATGAAATGCTTGGCGACAGAAATGATCTCTCTTCTTTTCGTTCAAAAATTCAAGAACTGAAACCTGACGCAGTATTGGATATGATTTGTCTCACTGAACGACAGGCGAAAACATTAGTCCAAACTCTTGATAGCATTGTCAATCGGGTGATTGTGGCCAGCTCACAGGATGTGTATCGTGCCTTCGGACTTGTTAACGGGACCGAAAAGGGTGCGATTGAACCGGTACCCATTGATGAAAATGGTGTTTTACGCCACAATCTGTATCCACATAGAGAGTTTGCAAAAACAGAGGAAAGGCGCAACTACGATAAAATTTTGGTGGAGCGTGTGGTGATGAATGCCCCCGGGATTGAGGGTACAATCATTAGGCTCCCTGCGGTATATGGACCGAACGATAAACAGCATCGGTGGTATTCTTTTTTAAAGCCAATGAGTGATCAACGGCCTTACATTCTGCTTTCAGAAAGCCTTGCCGGCTGGCGCTGGACCCGTGGCTATGTAGAAAATATGGCGGAGGGTATTGTGCAGGCTGTATTAAATGATCAGGCAAAAGGCAAGATCTACAATCTCGGTGAGAACGAAGCATTCACCATGAAGGAATGGGTAAAGAAGCTGGCCACCTCTCTCCAATGGAAAGGAAAAATTGTTGTTTTGCCAGACAGCAAACTTACCGAAACCTACTCCTGGGGAATTAATGCTGAACAAGATGTCATCTTCACTTCTGATAAAATACGGAGCGAATTAGGATTTACAGAAACGGTTTCATTGGAAGATGGCTTGAAACGTACGATTGATTGGGAATTAAAAAACCCTCCAGAAACTCACGGATTGGACTACGAAGCTGAAGACGAGATCATGAGGCTTCATCATGCAAAAACTCAGCCGTAA
- a CDS encoding M15 family metallopeptidase: MSAAKSTSRLGSWLIFVVILGLLFYLYIDREKAKREVPLPAKLHPAVEENKEKLIQRAKEKGISIVITDGFRSIKKQDELYEKGRTKEGDIVTTVKGGESYHNYGLAIDFALQTKEGDVVWDTERDSNRNNKPDWMEVVSIAKTLGFTWGGDWEFKDYPHLQMDFGLSMRDLKNGERPPKQG; encoded by the coding sequence GTGAGTGCTGCAAAATCAACTTCCAGACTGGGAAGCTGGCTGATCTTTGTTGTTATTCTTGGGCTTTTATTCTACTTGTACATTGATCGTGAGAAAGCCAAGAGAGAGGTTCCGCTGCCGGCCAAACTTCATCCGGCCGTGGAAGAAAATAAAGAGAAACTGATTCAAAGAGCGAAAGAGAAAGGGATTTCCATCGTCATCACGGATGGTTTCCGTTCCATAAAAAAACAGGATGAGCTGTACGAAAAAGGCCGTACGAAAGAAGGCGATATCGTCACTACTGTTAAAGGCGGAGAATCCTACCATAATTACGGACTGGCGATTGATTTTGCGCTTCAGACCAAGGAGGGGGATGTCGTGTGGGACACAGAGCGCGACAGCAACCGTAATAACAAACCTGATTGGATGGAGGTCGTCTCCATTGCCAAAACGTTAGGCTTTACATGGGGCGGTGACTGGGAGTTCAAAGATTATCCCCATCTGCAAATGGATTTCGGTCTAAGCATGAGAGATTTGAAAAATGGTGAACGGCCGCCAAAACAAGGATAG
- a CDS encoding SRPBCC domain-containing protein has translation MKELLTEYLLPYPMEAVWKVIADTGTHSFWNPQIVSIKGECRKGNRLSVRVKSPIGKGIPFRFQAKVLDFEPNRKLAWTGGVPGILTGYHYWELTDFGDRTKVVQGERFNGLFTAFLSTKRMKAMRPAYESANSGLESYLKGR, from the coding sequence ATGAAAGAATTATTGACTGAATACCTTCTGCCTTACCCGATGGAAGCAGTATGGAAGGTTATAGCTGACACAGGAACACATTCGTTCTGGAATCCGCAGATTGTTTCTATCAAAGGTGAGTGCAGGAAAGGAAACAGATTATCTGTTCGAGTAAAATCACCGATCGGCAAGGGCATCCCTTTTCGTTTTCAAGCGAAGGTACTGGATTTTGAACCGAACAGAAAGCTGGCATGGACGGGCGGAGTACCAGGCATCTTGACCGGCTATCATTACTGGGAGCTGACTGATTTCGGAGACAGGACCAAAGTGGTTCAAGGGGAGCGGTTTAATGGTTTATTTACCGCTTTTTTGTCAACAAAGAGAATGAAAGCGATGCGTCCAGCCTATGAATCAGCCAACAGCGGGCTCGAAAGCTATCTGAAAGGGCGCTGA